A stretch of DNA from Chloroflexota bacterium:
CAGGAAGCTGACGATCGCGTCCACGTGCTTCGCGGGCGTCTCGGCAACCTCGTGGTACGGCAGGTAGAGCACGGACATGTTCGCCTGCGCAGCCAGCCAGCCCTCGATCTTCACCAGGTGCTTCTCAAACAGGGCCGACATCATCGCGTCAGGGACGGTGTCGGTCGGCTCGCCGCGCCGCTCCAGCATCTTGCGCTGCGAGGCCAGCACCTCCGGCAGCCGCCGCTTCATGAACACGATCTTGTAGGTGCTGGACGGCGGCAGGTGCTCCAGCAGCGCCGAGATCACCTTGACGGCCTTGCCCTCAGCCTCTGCGACCCAGGAGACGTCGCCCTTGCTGAGCTGCTTCACCTGCTCCAGCTCGAAGTACCCCTTCGGGTTGTCGTCGTCGGCGGTGCGGAGGGCGTCGGTGACGATTGGGATGCCGCCGGCCTGGAGCATGTTCATCATCAGCGAGGTGCCGGAGCGGGGCAGCCCCGACACGACCACCACGGGCTTCGAGCTTGGCATCGTGTGACCCACCTGTCAGAAACGTGTGAAGGACGGATGTGCGCGTCAGGCCGCGGAGCCGACGGGCACAGACGGCCGTGGCTGGCAGGCGCGGCGTCCGGACGGCATGGGGCCGCCAGACGGCGCGCAAAGGGTACGGCGAACGGCCCGCGCGCCGCTACGTCCGGGGCCACCCACTCAGGGCAATCGCATGTTGCGTGTGTCGTGCCGCCGCGTCGGGGCTTGAAAGCCCCGCCTACCATCCTGCAGTCGCTTCGCGACGCCCCGGTCTCACCGGACGACGCTGTTCCCGGCGTCCGCGTCGCGGAGCGACGCTGTGACGGTAGGCGGGGGTTGAAACCCCCGCCTGCGCGTCTCGTCGCGCTTCGGGAACACCAGCGAACATGCAATCGCCCTGGCCGCCCACTCCTAGTGGAACGTCGAGCCGCCGTCCACCACCAGCAGTTGTCCCGTCATGAAGGCCGAATCGTCGGAGAGCAGGAAGACCACCGTCCCCACCATGTCTGCCGGTCGCTGCAGCCGCTTCAGCGAGCGGGCTGCGATGGCCGCCTCGCGCATCGCCACGATCTCCGGGGTCGGATCGACCTCGCTCAGGGTGTTGCCCGGGGCCAGCGAGTTCACCCGGATGTTGTCGCCGCCAAGCTCGCGCGCCAGCGTCCGCGAGATCCCGAAAACCGCCGCCTTCGAGGCCACGTAGTGCATCCGGCCGCCGCCCGCGTGCAGGATGCTGGCCGAGCAGATGTTGACGATGCTCCCGCCCCCGCGCGCCCGCAGGGCCGGGGCCAGGGCACGGCAGCAGTTCCAGACGCCCTTGACGTTGACCGACATCACCAGATCCCACTCGGTCTCGTCGATCTCCTCGAAGCCCACCCGCGAGATCGGGATCGTCGCGAAGACGGCGGCGTTGTTGACCAGCCCGTCAAGGCCGCCGTACCGCTCCACCACCTGCGCGGCCAGCGCCTGCACGCTGGGAAAGCTGGCAACATCGACCTGTACGCCCAGCGCATCGCCGCCGTCGGCCACGATGGCAGCGGCGACCTGCCTCGCCGATGCCCCGTCCAGGTCCGCCACCACGACGCTGGCCCCCTCCGCGGCCAGCCGCTCGCAGTACGCCTGGCCGATGCCGTGACCACCGCCCGTCACCACGACGACCTTGCCAGCCATCCGGCCAGCCGTCCCCTGCGCGATCTCCGTCACGCCGCTGCCTCCCGCTGTGCGCCAATGTCCAGTGTGTCGGCAGTATAGACGGCACTCTGGTTGTCCAGGACGCGGGCGACGGCTGGGCCAGGGCAATTGCATGCTCGTTGGTGTTCCCAAATCGTCGTACGACGCTGCGCGACCTGCCCAACGTGCGATCGCCCTGACATGCTCCCTTCGAGGGCTGACACACCGGCGAGATGACGGGCTATGATCTCGCTGGCTCGACCGGATGGCGTCGTCTCGGGAGCGATCCTGCTGGCCCGTGCAGGGACCGCGCTACACATCCGCTCCACGCCACCGGCGACCATGTTCGACGCCGCTCCGGGGCCTCGGCCACCACACGCGGCCACCTGGAGGAGCTGTGAAGGAGATGATCTCGCGCCACTACAAGCTGGACGAGATCAACGAGGC
This window harbors:
- a CDS encoding sulfotransferase domain-containing protein, which encodes MPSSKPVVVVSGLPRSGTSLMMNMLQAGGIPIVTDALRTADDDNPKGYFELEQVKQLSKGDVSWVAEAEGKAVKVISALLEHLPPSSTYKIVFMKRRLPEVLASQRKMLERRGEPTDTVPDAMMSALFEKHLVKIEGWLAAQANMSVLYLPYHEVAETPAKHVDAIVSFLGTDLGLELDRAKMLEAVDPALYRNRG
- a CDS encoding SDR family oxidoreductase, which encodes MAGKVVVVTGGGHGIGQAYCERLAAEGASVVVADLDGASARQVAAAIVADGGDALGVQVDVASFPSVQALAAQVVERYGGLDGLVNNAAVFATIPISRVGFEEIDETEWDLVMSVNVKGVWNCCRALAPALRARGGGSIVNICSASILHAGGGRMHYVASKAAVFGISRTLARELGGDNIRVNSLAPGNTLSEVDPTPEIVAMREAAIAARSLKRLQRPADMVGTVVFLLSDDSAFMTGQLLVVDGGSTFH